Proteins encoded within one genomic window of Stigmatopora argus isolate UIUO_Sarg chromosome 21, RoL_Sarg_1.0, whole genome shotgun sequence:
- the bnipl gene encoding bcl-2/adenovirus E1B 19 kDa-interacting protein 2-like protein isoform X1, translated as MCTFALFGRFDLYSLSCEEEEAAIEEEEHHTSDLSLDGSSAVTAERPVTLALAPCGQGGTKTRKILVAPTLSVSLGRSESSDFHSAFLSPSTGDDDGPDFDLDAIDTPSDSESLRFPVDGLDLEDDPADRGFTAEEEEEEPAVPSALEREDVVDGQGIRWRSFSAGPAPSDGRVNMSVLEPYLRVLSHGGYHGDGMNDIIVFSSCYLPESTLENYHYVMDNLFRYLVGTLELMVCENYVIVYLCAGGHKEKLPGIGWLKECYHTIAWRLRKNLKGVFVVHPTWTIKALITIIKPFISSKFSRKLQFVSSLRELSAILPTEHMQIPQCVATYDDNLSSACRRRSRALR; from the exons ATGTGCACATTTGCACTTTTTGGACGTTTTGACCTATATTCTTTGTCttgtgaggaagaggaggctgCCATAGAGGAAGAAGAACATCACACAAGTGATTTGTCATTAGACGGCTCTTCCGCTGTCACAGCAG AGCGTCCTGTCACTCTGGCGCTGGCGCCATGTGGCCAAGGAGGAACGAAGACCAGAAAAATTCTGGTGGCACCGACACTAAGCGTCTCTTTAG GTCGCAGCGAATCCAGCGACTTCCACTCGGCGTTTCTCTCGCCGTCAACGGGAGACGACGACGGTCCCGACTTTGACCTGGACGCCATCGACACGCCCTCGGACAGCGAGTCCTTGCGCTTCCCCGTCGACGGCCTGGATCTGGAAG ACGACCCAGCCGATCGCGGCTTCAccgcggaggaggaggaggaggagccagcGGTTCCGAGCGCCCTGGAGCGCGAGGACGTGGTGGACGGCCAGGGCATCAGGTGGCGCTCTTTCTCGGCCGGACCGGCGCCGTCCGACGGACGCGTCAACATGAGCGTTCTGGAGCCGTACCTAAGGGTCCTGTCGCACGGAG GTTACCACGGCGACGGGATGAACGACATTATCGTCTTCTCCTCTTGTTACCTGCCCGAGAGTACGTTGGAAAATTATCACTATGTGATGGACAACCTATTCCG ATATTTGGTGGGCACGCTGGAACTGATGGTGTGCGAAAACTAcgtcattgtttatctttgcGCTGGTGGCCATAAGGAGAAACTTCCAGGGATTGGCTGGCTCAAGGAATGCTACCACACCATCGCCTGGAG GTTGAGGAAGAATCTGAAAGGTGTTTTTGTGGTTCATCCCACTTGGACGATTAAAGCGCTTATCACCATCATCAAACCCTTCATCAG TTCAAAGTTCAGCAGGAAGCTGCAGTTTGTCAGCAGCCTTCGGGAACTTTCCGCTATCCTGCCCACCGAGCACATGCAGATACCCCAATGCGTCGCAAC gtatgatgacaatctgTCCAG
- the bnipl gene encoding bcl-2/adenovirus E1B 19 kDa-interacting protein 2-like protein isoform X3, translating into MCTFALFGRFDLYSLSCEEEEAAIEEEEHHTSDLSLDGSSAVTAERPVTLALAPCGQGGTKTRKILVAPTLSVSLGRSESSDFHSAFLSPSTGDDDGPDFDLDAIDTPSDSESLRFPVDGLDLEDDPADRGFTAEEEEEEPAVPSALEREDVVDGQGIRWRSFSAGPAPSDGRVNMSVLEPYLRVLSHGGYHGDGMNDIIVFSSCYLPESTLENYHYVMDNLFRYLVGTLELMVCENYVIVYLCAGGHKEKLPGIGWLKECYHTIAWRLRKNLKGVFVVHPTWTIKALITIIKPFISSKFSRKLQFVSSLRELSAILPTEHMQIPQCVAT; encoded by the exons ATGTGCACATTTGCACTTTTTGGACGTTTTGACCTATATTCTTTGTCttgtgaggaagaggaggctgCCATAGAGGAAGAAGAACATCACACAAGTGATTTGTCATTAGACGGCTCTTCCGCTGTCACAGCAG AGCGTCCTGTCACTCTGGCGCTGGCGCCATGTGGCCAAGGAGGAACGAAGACCAGAAAAATTCTGGTGGCACCGACACTAAGCGTCTCTTTAG GTCGCAGCGAATCCAGCGACTTCCACTCGGCGTTTCTCTCGCCGTCAACGGGAGACGACGACGGTCCCGACTTTGACCTGGACGCCATCGACACGCCCTCGGACAGCGAGTCCTTGCGCTTCCCCGTCGACGGCCTGGATCTGGAAG ACGACCCAGCCGATCGCGGCTTCAccgcggaggaggaggaggaggagccagcGGTTCCGAGCGCCCTGGAGCGCGAGGACGTGGTGGACGGCCAGGGCATCAGGTGGCGCTCTTTCTCGGCCGGACCGGCGCCGTCCGACGGACGCGTCAACATGAGCGTTCTGGAGCCGTACCTAAGGGTCCTGTCGCACGGAG GTTACCACGGCGACGGGATGAACGACATTATCGTCTTCTCCTCTTGTTACCTGCCCGAGAGTACGTTGGAAAATTATCACTATGTGATGGACAACCTATTCCG ATATTTGGTGGGCACGCTGGAACTGATGGTGTGCGAAAACTAcgtcattgtttatctttgcGCTGGTGGCCATAAGGAGAAACTTCCAGGGATTGGCTGGCTCAAGGAATGCTACCACACCATCGCCTGGAG GTTGAGGAAGAATCTGAAAGGTGTTTTTGTGGTTCATCCCACTTGGACGATTAAAGCGCTTATCACCATCATCAAACCCTTCATCAG TTCAAAGTTCAGCAGGAAGCTGCAGTTTGTCAGCAGCCTTCGGGAACTTTCCGCTATCCTGCCCACCGAGCACATGCAGATACCCCAATGCGTCGCAACGTAA
- the bnipl gene encoding bcl-2/adenovirus E1B 19 kDa-interacting protein 2-like protein isoform X2: MCTFALFGRFDLYSLSCEEEEAAIEEEEHHTSDLSLDGSSAVTAERPVTLALAPCGQGGTKTRKILVAPTLSVSLGRSESSDFHSAFLSPSTGDDDGPDFDLDAIDTPSDSESLRFPVDGLDLEDDPADRGFTAEEEEEEPAVPSALEREDVVDGQGIRWRSFSAGPAPSDGRVNMSVLEPYLRVLSHGGYHGDGMNDIIVFSSCYLPESTLENYHYVMDNLFRYLVGTLELMVCENYVIVYLCAGGHKEKLPGIGWLKECYHTIAWRLRKNLKGVFVVHPTWTIKALITIIKPFISSKFSRKLQFVSSLRELSAILPTEHMQIPQCVATACRRRSRALR, from the exons ATGTGCACATTTGCACTTTTTGGACGTTTTGACCTATATTCTTTGTCttgtgaggaagaggaggctgCCATAGAGGAAGAAGAACATCACACAAGTGATTTGTCATTAGACGGCTCTTCCGCTGTCACAGCAG AGCGTCCTGTCACTCTGGCGCTGGCGCCATGTGGCCAAGGAGGAACGAAGACCAGAAAAATTCTGGTGGCACCGACACTAAGCGTCTCTTTAG GTCGCAGCGAATCCAGCGACTTCCACTCGGCGTTTCTCTCGCCGTCAACGGGAGACGACGACGGTCCCGACTTTGACCTGGACGCCATCGACACGCCCTCGGACAGCGAGTCCTTGCGCTTCCCCGTCGACGGCCTGGATCTGGAAG ACGACCCAGCCGATCGCGGCTTCAccgcggaggaggaggaggaggagccagcGGTTCCGAGCGCCCTGGAGCGCGAGGACGTGGTGGACGGCCAGGGCATCAGGTGGCGCTCTTTCTCGGCCGGACCGGCGCCGTCCGACGGACGCGTCAACATGAGCGTTCTGGAGCCGTACCTAAGGGTCCTGTCGCACGGAG GTTACCACGGCGACGGGATGAACGACATTATCGTCTTCTCCTCTTGTTACCTGCCCGAGAGTACGTTGGAAAATTATCACTATGTGATGGACAACCTATTCCG ATATTTGGTGGGCACGCTGGAACTGATGGTGTGCGAAAACTAcgtcattgtttatctttgcGCTGGTGGCCATAAGGAGAAACTTCCAGGGATTGGCTGGCTCAAGGAATGCTACCACACCATCGCCTGGAG GTTGAGGAAGAATCTGAAAGGTGTTTTTGTGGTTCATCCCACTTGGACGATTAAAGCGCTTATCACCATCATCAAACCCTTCATCAG TTCAAAGTTCAGCAGGAAGCTGCAGTTTGTCAGCAGCCTTCGGGAACTTTCCGCTATCCTGCCCACCGAGCACATGCAGATACCCCAATGCGTCGCAAC
- the mindy1 gene encoding ubiquitin carboxyl-terminal hydrolase MINDY-1 isoform X1, whose amino-acid sequence MSASEPASDPEASNSPPDVKEDLVATETTGSEAAGSRCDGPRAECEEAAEPTEEENGPTQCSAEQEEQAEPEVETMESSSPATADNSDELRESGDSTSFSVPSANVSESVTTTESSKEGDDVLSSSYSALGAEGCSLVNEAPGSKDNELAETSATAGDAGMAPTVPEYYLVKWITWKGKKTPIITQSDNGPCPLLAIMNILFLRWKAKLPAQTEVVTTEELMTHLGECVLSVAPREKTTGMQLNFQQNMSDAMAVLPKLTTGLDVNVRFTGVTDFEYTPECIVFDLLDIPLYHGWLVDPQSPEMVAAVGKLSYNQLVEKIIDYKHSADSVQVSEGLAAEHFLETTATQLSYHGLCELNTAAKEGEICVFFRNNHFNTMIKHKGHLYLLVTDQGFLCEDGLVWESLHNVEGDGDFCDANFRLCHPLQRQTGSSGGPSPPGDQRQRRQIDQDYLVAVSLQRGSGMESAGTLSDLELAQQLQQEEYQQQQQGSQQAATQVRGQGSQSSAARRREKDSDCVIL is encoded by the exons ATGTCTGCCTCCGAGCCGGCGTCCGACCCGGAGGCTTCCAATTCCCCACCGGACGTCAAGGAAGACCTCGTGGCCACGGAGACGACGGGGTCCGAGGCTGCGGGCTCTCGCTGCGACGGCCCCCGGGCTGAGTGTGAGGAAGCTGCGGAGCCCACAGAAGAGGAAAACGGACCCACGCAGTGCAGCGCTGAACAAGAGGAGCAAGCAG AACCTGAAGTGGAGACCATGGAGAGCTCCTCCCCGGCGACGGCAGACAATTCGGATGAACTGCGAGAGTCCGGCGACTCCACGTCCTTTTCCGTTCCCAGCGCGAACGTTTCCGAGTCGGTGACGACGACTGAAAGTTCAAAGGAGGGAGACGACGTCTTGTCCTCGTCTTATTCCGCCTTGGGGGCGGAGGGATGCTCGCTTGTCAATGAGGCGCCCGGTTCGAAGGACAACGAGTTGGCGG AGACCTCCGCTACGGCCGGCGACGCCGGGATGGCTCCGACGGTGCCCGAGTATTACCTGGTCAAGTGGATCACCTGGAAGGGCAAAAAGACGCCAATCATCACGCAGAGCGATAATGGACCCTGCCCCCTGCTGGCCATCATGAACATCCTCTTCCTACGCTGGAAG GCAAAGCTTCCTGCTCAGACTGAAGTGGTCACTACCGAGGAACTGATGACTCATCTGG GCGAGTGTGTGCTGTCGGTGGCGCCGAGAGAAAAGACAACCGGGATGCAGCTCAACTTCCAACAG AACATGAGCGACGCCATGGCGGTGTTGCCCAAACTGACGACGGGCCTCGACGTCAACGTCCGCTTCACGGGCGTCACGGATTTCGAGTACACGCCCGAATGCATCGTCTTCGACCTGCTGGACATCCCCCTCTACCACGGTTGGCTGGTCGACCCGCAG AGTCCGGAGATGGTGGCCGCCGTGGGGAAGCTCAGCTACAACCAGCTGGTGGAGAAGATCATCGACTACAAACACTCGGCCGACAGCGTTCAAGTCAGTGAAG GTCTGGCGGCGGAGCACTTCCTGGAGACCACGGCCACTCAGCTTTCCTACCACGGCCTCTGCGAGCTCAACACGGCGGCCAAGGAAGGAGAAATTTGCGTCTTCTTCCGGAACAATCACTTCAATACCATGATCAAACACAAG GGCCACTTGTACCTGCTGGTGACGGATCAGGGCTTCCTGTGCGAAGACGGCCTGGTCTGGGAGTCCCTGCACAACGTGGAAGGCGACGGAGACTTCTGCGACGCCAACTTTCGCCTGTGCCACCCCCTTCAGAGGCAGACGGGGTCCTCCGGAGGCCCCTCGCCGCCCGGCGACCAACGGCAGCGGCGGCAGATCGACCAG GACTACCTGGTGGCGGTCTCCTTGCAGCGGGGGAGCGGGATGGAGTCCGCCGGGACCCTCAGCGACCTGGAATTGGCCCAACAGCTGCAACAAGAAGAAtaccaacaacagcaacaaggGTCGCAGCAGGCAGCCACGCAG GTCAGAGGTCAGGGGTCGCAATCGAGCGCGGCCAGGAGAAGGGAAAAAGACTCCGACTGCGTCATCCTTTAA
- the mindy1 gene encoding ubiquitin carboxyl-terminal hydrolase MINDY-1 isoform X2 yields the protein MSASEPASDPEASNSPPDVKEDLVATETTGSEAAGSRCDGPRAECEEAAEPTEEENGPTQCSAEQEEQAEPEVETMESSSPATADNSDELRESGDSTSFSVPSANVSESVTTTESSKEGDDVLSSSYSALGAEGCSLVNEAPGSKDNELAETSATAGDAGMAPTVPEYYLVKWITWKGKKTPIITQSDNGPCPLLAIMNILFLRWKAKLPAQTEVVTTEELMTHLGECVLSVAPREKTTGMQLNFQQNMSDAMAVLPKLTTGLDVNVRFTGVTDFEYTPECIVFDLLDIPLYHGWLVDPQSPEMVAAVGKLSYNQLVEKIIDYKHSADSVQVSEGLAAEHFLETTATQLSYHGLCELNTAAKEGEICVFFRNNHFNTMIKHKGHLYLLVTDQGFLCEDGLVWESLHNVEGDGDFCDANFRLCHPLQRQTGSSGGPSPPGDQRQRRQIDQRGSGMESAGTLSDLELAQQLQQEEYQQQQQGSQQAATQVRGQGSQSSAARRREKDSDCVIL from the exons ATGTCTGCCTCCGAGCCGGCGTCCGACCCGGAGGCTTCCAATTCCCCACCGGACGTCAAGGAAGACCTCGTGGCCACGGAGACGACGGGGTCCGAGGCTGCGGGCTCTCGCTGCGACGGCCCCCGGGCTGAGTGTGAGGAAGCTGCGGAGCCCACAGAAGAGGAAAACGGACCCACGCAGTGCAGCGCTGAACAAGAGGAGCAAGCAG AACCTGAAGTGGAGACCATGGAGAGCTCCTCCCCGGCGACGGCAGACAATTCGGATGAACTGCGAGAGTCCGGCGACTCCACGTCCTTTTCCGTTCCCAGCGCGAACGTTTCCGAGTCGGTGACGACGACTGAAAGTTCAAAGGAGGGAGACGACGTCTTGTCCTCGTCTTATTCCGCCTTGGGGGCGGAGGGATGCTCGCTTGTCAATGAGGCGCCCGGTTCGAAGGACAACGAGTTGGCGG AGACCTCCGCTACGGCCGGCGACGCCGGGATGGCTCCGACGGTGCCCGAGTATTACCTGGTCAAGTGGATCACCTGGAAGGGCAAAAAGACGCCAATCATCACGCAGAGCGATAATGGACCCTGCCCCCTGCTGGCCATCATGAACATCCTCTTCCTACGCTGGAAG GCAAAGCTTCCTGCTCAGACTGAAGTGGTCACTACCGAGGAACTGATGACTCATCTGG GCGAGTGTGTGCTGTCGGTGGCGCCGAGAGAAAAGACAACCGGGATGCAGCTCAACTTCCAACAG AACATGAGCGACGCCATGGCGGTGTTGCCCAAACTGACGACGGGCCTCGACGTCAACGTCCGCTTCACGGGCGTCACGGATTTCGAGTACACGCCCGAATGCATCGTCTTCGACCTGCTGGACATCCCCCTCTACCACGGTTGGCTGGTCGACCCGCAG AGTCCGGAGATGGTGGCCGCCGTGGGGAAGCTCAGCTACAACCAGCTGGTGGAGAAGATCATCGACTACAAACACTCGGCCGACAGCGTTCAAGTCAGTGAAG GTCTGGCGGCGGAGCACTTCCTGGAGACCACGGCCACTCAGCTTTCCTACCACGGCCTCTGCGAGCTCAACACGGCGGCCAAGGAAGGAGAAATTTGCGTCTTCTTCCGGAACAATCACTTCAATACCATGATCAAACACAAG GGCCACTTGTACCTGCTGGTGACGGATCAGGGCTTCCTGTGCGAAGACGGCCTGGTCTGGGAGTCCCTGCACAACGTGGAAGGCGACGGAGACTTCTGCGACGCCAACTTTCGCCTGTGCCACCCCCTTCAGAGGCAGACGGGGTCCTCCGGAGGCCCCTCGCCGCCCGGCGACCAACGGCAGCGGCGGCAGATCGACCAG CGGGGGAGCGGGATGGAGTCCGCCGGGACCCTCAGCGACCTGGAATTGGCCCAACAGCTGCAACAAGAAGAAtaccaacaacagcaacaaggGTCGCAGCAGGCAGCCACGCAG GTCAGAGGTCAGGGGTCGCAATCGAGCGCGGCCAGGAGAAGGGAAAAAGACTCCGACTGCGTCATCCTTTAA
- the rfx5 gene encoding DNA-binding protein RFX5 isoform X1, which translates to MSEERRRRASGGEEGDASDGDAEPSALLLKLKTNISKSVQSKVDQILQDVQRFSDNDKLYLYLQLPSGLGAGEKRFAADATSAPPPGDKSGDAWFNTCEQLLTCNWIRSHLEEHSDTCLLKQDVYETYKRYCDNLQQRPLSAANFGKVIRDIFPNIKARRLGGRGQSKYCYSGIRRKTVLNMPLLPKLDLKNDPAELTELVQTYKQEVMEAACELICDWAQKILKRSFDTVVEIARYLIQEHIVNPRCSQAELVASAALAGGPAKPHKVIKKSPLVAKCEGDAPADSKRDCGDSASSSKPAVDKMAAVSKPQSLDAPPSPAVSSLRPAVEAYMKQLPRILPRSSLPDKTVLSVRSSPPSLAHRDASGTGGASGTGGNAAASSGVKVIAMATLPQRQGGPLPLVIVPQGCLSYEREKAPPPTSVLQKAREGMNKRPLEATAGTSAGAPPGPPVKRKRGRPRKPRPDDASPPAAPPPHPLPPHHGPVITSVTGGVIQKASPSSSTSQPVLELLIQEPPGLLLSALPDATGMRRGLCDGAAPPEPDRRPRPLLLFQSATNAGWELAASGRTPMVEVIQKAPRPNNNNNNNPPLAAPRMQGERGEVDVKPSDVIKPSSSLITKEEDSP; encoded by the exons ATGTCGgaggagcggcggcggcgggcgtccGGCGGCGAGGAGGGCGACGCGAGCGACGGTGACGCCGAGCCTAGCGCGCTGTTGCTGAAGCTCAAGACCAACATCTC GAAGAGCGTTCAGAGCAAAGTGGACCAGATTCTG CAAGATGTTCAGCGCTTCTCCGACAACGACAAACTCTACCTGTACCTCCAGCTGCCGTCGGGCCTCGGCGCCGGCGAGAAGAGGTTCGCCGCCGACGCAACTTCTGCCCCGCCCCCCGGTGACAAGAG CGGCGACGCCTGGTTCAACACCTGCGAGCAACTGCTCACCTGCAATTGGATCCGCAGCCACCTGGAGGAGCACTCGGACACTTGCCTACTCAAGCAGGACGTCTACGAAACCTACAA GCGTTACTGCGACAACCTGCAGCAGCGGCCGCTGAGCGCCGCCAACTTCGGCAAAGTCATCCGGGACATTTTCCCCAACATCAAAGCGCGACGCCTCGGGGGCAGAGGGCAGTCCAA GTACTGTTACAGCGGAATCAGGAGAAAGACCGTCCTCAACATGCCACTTCTGCCCAAACTGGATCTCAAGAATGACCCG GCGGAGTTGACGGAGTTGGTGCAGACGTACAAGCAGGAAGTGATGGAAGCGGCGTGCGAGCTGATCTGCGATTGGGCGCAGAAGATCCTGAAGCGTTCCTTTGACACGGTGGTGGAAATCGCTCGCTACCTCATCCAGGAGCACATCGTCAACCCCCGGTGCAGCCAAGCCGAGCTGGTAGCGTCGGCGGCGCTGGCGG GAGGTCCCGCCAAGCCTCATAAGGTCATCAAGAAGAGTCCGCTGGTGGCCAAATGTGAGGGCGACGCCCCGGCGGACTCAAAG CGGGACTGCGGGGACTCCGCCTCCTCGTCAAAGCCGGCAGTCGACAAGATGGCGGCCGTGTCCAAACCCCAGTCGCTAGACGCCCCGCCCTCTCCCGCCGTTTCCTCTCTACGGCCCGCG gTGGAAGCGTACATGAAGCAGCTTCCGCGAATTCTCCCCCGCAGTTCCCTCCCAGATAAGACCGTGCTCTCGGTTCGCTCGTCGCCGCCCTCTTTGGCACACAGGGACGCTTCCGGCACAGGCGGCGCCTCGGGAACGGGCGGCAACGCCGCCGCGAGCAGCGGCGTGAAGGTGATCGCCATGGCAACGCTGCCCCAACGCCAGGGCGGGCCCCTCCCCCTGGTCATCGTCCCCCAGGGGTGTTTGTCATACGAACGGGAGAAAGCGCCACCGCCCACCTCGGTGCTCCAGAAAGCGCGAGAGGGCATGAACAAGCGTCCCCTGGAGGCCACGGCGGGCACGTCTGCAGGCGCCCCGCCGGGTCCTCCGGTCAAGCGGAAACGCGGAAGGCCTAGGAAACCCCGCCCGGACGATGCTTCGCCTCCAGCCGCCCCGCCCCCTCACCCCTTGCCGCCGCACCACGGCCCCGTAATCACCTCGGTGACGGGCGGCGTCATCCAGAAAGCGTCCCCGTCTTCGTCCACCTCGCAGCCGGTGCTAGAGTTGCTCATCCAGGAGCCGCCGGGCCTCCTCCTGAGCGCGCTGCCGGACGCCACCGGGATGCGGCGGGGCCTGTGCGATGGCGCCGCCCCTCCCGAGCCAGACCGCCGACCCCGCCCGCTGCTGCTCTTTCAGAGCGCCACCAACGCCGGCTGGGAGCTGGCGGCGTCCGGTCGCACGCCCATGGTGGAGGTCATCCAGAAGGCCCCCcgacccaacaacaacaacaacaacaaccctcCTCTGGCAGCTCCCAGAATGCAAGGCGAGCGCGGCGAAGTGGACGTCAAACCCTCGGACGTCATCAAACCCTCTTCTTCTCTGATCACAAAGGAGGAGGACAGCCCCTAG
- the rfx5 gene encoding DNA-binding protein RFX5 isoform X2, translating into MSEERRRRASGGEEGDASDGDAEPSALLLKLKTNISKSVQSKVDQILQDVQRFSDNDKLYLYLQLPSGLGAGEKSGDAWFNTCEQLLTCNWIRSHLEEHSDTCLLKQDVYETYKRYCDNLQQRPLSAANFGKVIRDIFPNIKARRLGGRGQSKYCYSGIRRKTVLNMPLLPKLDLKNDPAELTELVQTYKQEVMEAACELICDWAQKILKRSFDTVVEIARYLIQEHIVNPRCSQAELVASAALAGGPAKPHKVIKKSPLVAKCEGDAPADSKRDCGDSASSSKPAVDKMAAVSKPQSLDAPPSPAVSSLRPAVEAYMKQLPRILPRSSLPDKTVLSVRSSPPSLAHRDASGTGGASGTGGNAAASSGVKVIAMATLPQRQGGPLPLVIVPQGCLSYEREKAPPPTSVLQKAREGMNKRPLEATAGTSAGAPPGPPVKRKRGRPRKPRPDDASPPAAPPPHPLPPHHGPVITSVTGGVIQKASPSSSTSQPVLELLIQEPPGLLLSALPDATGMRRGLCDGAAPPEPDRRPRPLLLFQSATNAGWELAASGRTPMVEVIQKAPRPNNNNNNNPPLAAPRMQGERGEVDVKPSDVIKPSSSLITKEEDSP; encoded by the exons ATGTCGgaggagcggcggcggcgggcgtccGGCGGCGAGGAGGGCGACGCGAGCGACGGTGACGCCGAGCCTAGCGCGCTGTTGCTGAAGCTCAAGACCAACATCTC GAAGAGCGTTCAGAGCAAAGTGGACCAGATTCTG CAAGATGTTCAGCGCTTCTCCGACAACGACAAACTCTACCTGTACCTCCAGCTGCCGTCGGGCCTCGGCGCCGGCGAGAAGAG CGGCGACGCCTGGTTCAACACCTGCGAGCAACTGCTCACCTGCAATTGGATCCGCAGCCACCTGGAGGAGCACTCGGACACTTGCCTACTCAAGCAGGACGTCTACGAAACCTACAA GCGTTACTGCGACAACCTGCAGCAGCGGCCGCTGAGCGCCGCCAACTTCGGCAAAGTCATCCGGGACATTTTCCCCAACATCAAAGCGCGACGCCTCGGGGGCAGAGGGCAGTCCAA GTACTGTTACAGCGGAATCAGGAGAAAGACCGTCCTCAACATGCCACTTCTGCCCAAACTGGATCTCAAGAATGACCCG GCGGAGTTGACGGAGTTGGTGCAGACGTACAAGCAGGAAGTGATGGAAGCGGCGTGCGAGCTGATCTGCGATTGGGCGCAGAAGATCCTGAAGCGTTCCTTTGACACGGTGGTGGAAATCGCTCGCTACCTCATCCAGGAGCACATCGTCAACCCCCGGTGCAGCCAAGCCGAGCTGGTAGCGTCGGCGGCGCTGGCGG GAGGTCCCGCCAAGCCTCATAAGGTCATCAAGAAGAGTCCGCTGGTGGCCAAATGTGAGGGCGACGCCCCGGCGGACTCAAAG CGGGACTGCGGGGACTCCGCCTCCTCGTCAAAGCCGGCAGTCGACAAGATGGCGGCCGTGTCCAAACCCCAGTCGCTAGACGCCCCGCCCTCTCCCGCCGTTTCCTCTCTACGGCCCGCG gTGGAAGCGTACATGAAGCAGCTTCCGCGAATTCTCCCCCGCAGTTCCCTCCCAGATAAGACCGTGCTCTCGGTTCGCTCGTCGCCGCCCTCTTTGGCACACAGGGACGCTTCCGGCACAGGCGGCGCCTCGGGAACGGGCGGCAACGCCGCCGCGAGCAGCGGCGTGAAGGTGATCGCCATGGCAACGCTGCCCCAACGCCAGGGCGGGCCCCTCCCCCTGGTCATCGTCCCCCAGGGGTGTTTGTCATACGAACGGGAGAAAGCGCCACCGCCCACCTCGGTGCTCCAGAAAGCGCGAGAGGGCATGAACAAGCGTCCCCTGGAGGCCACGGCGGGCACGTCTGCAGGCGCCCCGCCGGGTCCTCCGGTCAAGCGGAAACGCGGAAGGCCTAGGAAACCCCGCCCGGACGATGCTTCGCCTCCAGCCGCCCCGCCCCCTCACCCCTTGCCGCCGCACCACGGCCCCGTAATCACCTCGGTGACGGGCGGCGTCATCCAGAAAGCGTCCCCGTCTTCGTCCACCTCGCAGCCGGTGCTAGAGTTGCTCATCCAGGAGCCGCCGGGCCTCCTCCTGAGCGCGCTGCCGGACGCCACCGGGATGCGGCGGGGCCTGTGCGATGGCGCCGCCCCTCCCGAGCCAGACCGCCGACCCCGCCCGCTGCTGCTCTTTCAGAGCGCCACCAACGCCGGCTGGGAGCTGGCGGCGTCCGGTCGCACGCCCATGGTGGAGGTCATCCAGAAGGCCCCCcgacccaacaacaacaacaacaacaaccctcCTCTGGCAGCTCCCAGAATGCAAGGCGAGCGCGGCGAAGTGGACGTCAAACCCTCGGACGTCATCAAACCCTCTTCTTCTCTGATCACAAAGGAGGAGGACAGCCCCTAG